One window of Nocardia sp. NBC_00508 genomic DNA carries:
- a CDS encoding putative quinol monooxygenase, whose product MFSRIVSMKIRPGSRAEFLAAISRSADASVRTEPGCLRFDICADRVDPHRFFLYQLYTDDEAAEAHRFTEHFLAWREAADQFVEPGTQIDYSTDVLFGRY is encoded by the coding sequence GTGTTCAGTCGTATCGTCTCGATGAAGATCCGCCCCGGCTCCCGCGCCGAGTTCCTCGCGGCCATATCCCGCAGCGCCGACGCCTCCGTGCGGACCGAGCCAGGCTGTCTGCGTTTCGACATCTGCGCAGATCGGGTGGACCCGCACCGCTTCTTTCTCTACCAGCTCTACACCGACGACGAGGCGGCGGAGGCACACCGTTTCACCGAGCATTTCCTCGCCTGGCGGGAGGCGGCCGATCAATTCGTCGAGCCGGGTACGCAGATCGATTACAGCACGGACGTCCTGTTCGGCCGGTACTGA
- a CDS encoding DUF2599 domain-containing protein, which translates to MAQRYPHRLVFRRRAAALLSVGLLPLAAACGPDEPAPVTGTTTTTVTPTSPASPVPTTLGAMPSADPYAGQPLVDHVTWTETIDGPRLLVFPTQAGRQTTFPGSDERAWQEVLARSADAGVPGMRDQFLCHWAWARLVQPAKPSWNLEPWRPAVGYPATVEARCNPGGPER; encoded by the coding sequence GTGGCGCAGCGGTACCCGCATCGCCTCGTCTTCCGGCGCCGGGCCGCCGCCCTGTTGTCGGTCGGCCTGCTGCCGCTGGCGGCGGCTTGTGGTCCCGACGAGCCCGCGCCCGTAACGGGCACGACAACGACCACCGTCACCCCGACCTCACCGGCATCCCCCGTCCCGACAACGCTGGGCGCGATGCCCTCCGCGGACCCTTACGCGGGACAGCCGCTGGTGGACCACGTCACCTGGACCGAAACGATCGACGGCCCCCGGCTGCTCGTCTTTCCCACCCAGGCAGGGCGGCAGACCACCTTCCCCGGCTCGGACGAGCGGGCGTGGCAGGAGGTCCTGGCCCGGTCGGCGGACGCCGGCGTGCCCGGCATGCGCGACCAGTTCCTCTGCCATTGGGCATGGGCCCGGCTGGTCCAACCGGCCAAGCCGAGCTGGAATTTGGAACCCTGGCGTCCGGCGGTCGGTTATCCGGCCACCGTCGAAGCACGCTGCAATCCCGGCGGCCCCGAGCGCTAG
- a CDS encoding lipase family protein — protein MAAGLALVFSMAGAATSAPLYPTPDPDPFYQTPADIADRKPGDVIATRVMPPLAIFPETTVTVVRFRSTNSEGKPIAATTTVLTPKSHRPDGPLLSLQHIINGLGADCSVSRVLYTGDPNLIVREAPGWNVLLARGWSVALPDHLGPNFAYGAAKLGGQITLDGIRAAKQVGELGVQRSPVAMVGYSGGGMATAWAAALQPKYAPELDIAGAAMGGVPMNLVKMLEGLGLNAHPVFGLALAAGFGLEREYPQRFPLSDQLNERGLAARAQIANSCTNDILATGAGRGALDFAKTTSMMNDNSARAVVEENSLELYDGVPETPVFEWHSPIDGLIPIDSVVNTDKRWCAAGAKVQSEQIPVPDHLTAAVLGIPAALNWLDARFRGEPAPSNC, from the coding sequence ATGGCCGCGGGCTTGGCGCTGGTCTTCAGCATGGCCGGTGCGGCAACCAGCGCGCCGCTGTACCCGACCCCGGATCCGGATCCCTTCTATCAGACACCCGCGGACATCGCCGACCGCAAGCCGGGCGATGTGATCGCGACCCGGGTGATGCCACCGCTGGCGATCTTCCCGGAGACCACCGTGACCGTGGTGCGGTTCCGGTCGACCAATTCCGAGGGGAAGCCGATCGCGGCGACCACCACGGTGCTCACCCCCAAGTCACACCGTCCGGACGGGCCGCTGCTGTCGCTCCAGCACATCATCAACGGGCTCGGCGCGGACTGCTCGGTCTCGCGCGTCCTCTACACCGGTGACCCCAATCTGATCGTGCGGGAAGCGCCGGGCTGGAACGTGCTGCTCGCCCGCGGCTGGAGCGTCGCGCTGCCCGACCACCTCGGCCCCAACTTCGCTTACGGCGCAGCCAAACTCGGTGGGCAGATCACTCTCGACGGTATTCGCGCCGCGAAGCAGGTCGGCGAGCTCGGGGTGCAGCGCAGTCCCGTGGCCATGGTCGGATACTCGGGCGGTGGCATGGCCACCGCGTGGGCGGCCGCTCTGCAGCCGAAGTACGCGCCCGAACTGGACATCGCCGGCGCGGCCATGGGCGGTGTGCCGATGAATCTGGTGAAGATGCTGGAGGGACTCGGCCTGAACGCGCACCCGGTGTTCGGGCTCGCGCTGGCCGCGGGTTTCGGGCTGGAACGCGAGTATCCGCAGCGCTTCCCGCTCAGTGACCAGCTGAACGAGCGTGGCCTCGCGGCTCGCGCGCAGATCGCCAACAGCTGCACCAACGACATCCTCGCCACGGGCGCCGGACGCGGGGCGCTGGACTTCGCCAAGACGACCTCGATGATGAACGACAACTCCGCGCGTGCGGTCGTCGAGGAGAACAGCCTCGAGCTCTACGACGGTGTGCCCGAGACGCCGGTGTTCGAATGGCATTCGCCGATCGACGGGCTCATCCCGATCGACTCGGTGGTCAACACCGACAAGCGGTGGTGCGCCGCCGGCGCCAAGGTGCAGTCCGAGCAGATCCCGGTGCCCGACCACCTGACGGCGGCGGTGCTCGGCATCCCGGCGGCACTGAACTGGCTGGATGCCCGTTTCCGAGGGGAGCCTGCGCCGAGCAACTGCTGA
- a CDS encoding lipase family protein codes for MRSLPVVAVALLVLGSVLAGPAAAEPQPAPPLPDVSGVFPPPGGLLPGLQQLIDQVIPPPPIAPLPEPSSPAHQATTLSPSLAALRVATLPAPVGDPIFDLRPANLDELTEGQVIEARDVSATTAPLMLLPIRRALLVKYRTTDAHGAPSYATATLIVPAAAWPGPGPRPVVVNNLPIDALGRICTPGYTLAHGLHSDTSITDFVPPTTHIAALRGYAVLIPDHEGPSMAYAEPFVAGHAVLDSIRAVRALLPEQFGASKFGIVGYSGGAIATHGAVKLIAGYAPELAEVIVGAALGGVPADYEILARSMNGNLASAVFMGAVLGIGRERPEILARMNNLAQWVATSPVKDMCGSSYGLAGILMLPIDVAANYPDPLHSTLAADVYRVTKMEDMKSATPLYIYNGEQEFWIPAEGARNLYREQCRLGVPAVYRSVLGEHIIAGALGYPEAMVWLDDRLRGARAPDEC; via the coding sequence ATGAGATCTCTGCCTGTCGTTGCCGTCGCATTGCTCGTCCTCGGTTCGGTCCTGGCCGGTCCCGCCGCTGCGGAACCGCAGCCTGCCCCGCCGCTGCCCGACGTGTCGGGTGTGTTCCCGCCGCCCGGTGGCCTGCTGCCCGGGTTGCAGCAACTCATCGATCAGGTGATTCCACCGCCCCCCATCGCGCCGCTGCCGGAGCCGAGTTCGCCTGCGCACCAGGCGACCACACTGTCGCCGTCCCTGGCCGCTCTGCGCGTGGCCACGTTGCCCGCGCCGGTCGGTGACCCGATATTCGATCTCCGCCCCGCGAACCTCGACGAGTTGACCGAGGGCCAGGTCATCGAGGCCCGCGACGTGAGCGCGACGACCGCGCCGCTGATGCTGCTGCCGATCCGGCGCGCCCTGCTGGTGAAGTACCGCACGACCGATGCGCACGGCGCGCCTTCGTACGCCACCGCGACGCTGATCGTTCCCGCGGCGGCTTGGCCGGGACCGGGCCCGCGACCGGTGGTGGTGAACAACTTGCCGATCGACGCCCTCGGCCGTATCTGCACCCCGGGCTACACCCTGGCACACGGACTCCACTCGGACACCAGCATCACCGACTTCGTGCCGCCCACGACGCACATCGCGGCGCTGCGCGGATATGCCGTGCTGATCCCGGACCATGAGGGGCCGTCGATGGCCTACGCCGAACCGTTCGTGGCCGGTCACGCGGTGCTGGACTCGATCAGGGCGGTGCGTGCACTGCTGCCGGAACAGTTCGGCGCCAGCAAGTTCGGCATCGTGGGATATTCGGGGGGAGCGATCGCGACACATGGGGCGGTGAAGCTGATCGCAGGTTACGCACCGGAATTGGCGGAGGTGATCGTCGGCGCGGCGCTGGGCGGGGTGCCCGCGGACTACGAGATCCTGGCCCGCAGCATGAATGGGAATCTCGCGTCGGCGGTGTTCATGGGCGCGGTGCTCGGGATCGGCCGCGAGCGGCCGGAGATCCTGGCCAGGATGAACAATCTCGCCCAATGGGTGGCGACCTCGCCGGTAAAGGACATGTGCGGCAGCAGTTATGGACTGGCGGGCATCCTGATGCTGCCGATCGATGTCGCCGCGAACTACCCCGATCCGCTGCACTCGACGCTGGCCGCGGACGTCTATCGGGTGACCAAGATGGAAGACATGAAGTCGGCGACCCCGCTGTATATCTACAACGGCGAGCAGGAGTTCTGGATCCCGGCCGAGGGCGCGCGCAACCTCTACCGGGAGCAGTGCCGCCTCGGAGTGCCCGCGGTGTACCGTAGTGTTCTCGGAGAGCACATCATCGCGGGGGCACTCGGCTATCCGGAAGCCATGGTCTGGTTGGACGACCGGTTGCGTGGGGCTCGAGCGCCCGACGAATGCTGA
- a CDS encoding TetR/AcrR family transcriptional regulator — MSDDGVGLDGRRLRTRRSREALTRAAFDLLTERGLDAVAVEDIAVRAGVARRTFSRHFASIEEAILGDVDQDVHLFNEALCRRPEPEPPLVAYRNAVHDWLATEYGGARAALLARRWALFQRFDNEPELFAGYQRIRIDGQRESVRIIAARLGVDPLTDPRPAAAVGAGAGLLLAALQSWAAGPDPKGLPGLVEEFFDTLVTLTAEIRYEESPSCLPGR, encoded by the coding sequence ATGAGCGACGACGGTGTCGGTCTGGACGGTCGTCGGCTGCGCACTCGGCGCAGCCGCGAGGCGCTGACGCGCGCGGCGTTCGACCTGCTCACCGAGCGGGGGCTCGACGCGGTCGCCGTCGAGGACATCGCGGTGCGGGCCGGTGTCGCCCGGCGCACTTTCAGCAGGCACTTCGCCTCCATCGAGGAGGCCATTCTCGGCGATGTCGATCAGGACGTGCACCTGTTCAACGAGGCGCTGTGCCGCCGTCCCGAGCCCGAGCCGCCCTTGGTTGCCTATCGCAACGCCGTGCACGACTGGCTCGCCACCGAGTACGGGGGCGCCCGCGCCGCACTGCTGGCGCGGCGTTGGGCGCTGTTCCAGCGTTTCGACAACGAGCCCGAGCTGTTCGCCGGCTATCAGCGCATCCGGATCGACGGACAGCGCGAATCGGTCCGGATCATCGCGGCGAGGCTGGGGGTGGATCCGTTGACGGATCCACGTCCGGCCGCCGCCGTCGGCGCCGGTGCGGGCTTGCTGCTCGCGGCGTTGCAGAGCTGGGCGGCGGGCCCGGACCCGAAGGGCCTGCCCGGCCTCGTCGAAGAGTTCTTCGACACCCTCGTCACCCTCACTGCCGAAATCCGTTACGAGGAGTCACCGTCATGTCTACCGGGTCGGTGA
- a CDS encoding Rv1733c family protein, which produces MSTGSVSMYRRTCRRVGLDRNPLRRREDRVQAGVAALLALVFLIVVPVLAVTVGGGVYRVETAAVQAETARLHQVDATVIETGKAPLYAPVVPARVSWKDAEGVTHTSDYQSTTVVEPGSTVSIWLNEDGAVVEPPSATQAASKAVLLTSGALLGVSVVFAGTYWLLRRGLDRRRLRQWESEWVAADLTWGHG; this is translated from the coding sequence ATGTCTACCGGGTCGGTGAGTATGTACCGCCGGACGTGCCGACGCGTCGGACTGGACCGAAATCCGCTGCGCCGCAGGGAAGACCGCGTGCAAGCCGGGGTGGCCGCCCTGCTCGCCCTGGTGTTCTTGATCGTCGTTCCGGTGCTGGCGGTGACCGTCGGCGGCGGAGTCTACCGGGTGGAAACGGCCGCGGTGCAGGCCGAAACGGCACGGCTGCACCAGGTCGACGCCACCGTGATCGAGACCGGAAAAGCGCCGCTGTACGCGCCGGTCGTGCCCGCACGGGTGTCCTGGAAGGATGCCGAAGGCGTGACGCACACGAGCGATTACCAGTCGACCACGGTGGTGGAGCCGGGTTCCACCGTGTCGATCTGGTTGAACGAAGACGGAGCCGTCGTGGAGCCGCCGTCGGCGACGCAGGCCGCCAGCAAGGCGGTGCTGCTCACCTCGGGTGCGCTGCTCGGTGTCTCGGTAGTGTTCGCGGGTACCTACTGGCTGCTGCGTCGCGGCCTGGACCGGCGGCGCCTGCGGCAATGGGAATCCGAGTGGGTGGCCGCAGACCTCACTTGGGGGCACGGCTGA
- a CDS encoding NAD(P)H-binding protein produces MRVVIAGGHGKIALLLAPLLTAGGHEVAALIRNPEHAGEVRAAGAEPVVCDLEKVASDDLADVVKAGDAAIFAAGAGPGSTVERKYTVDLGGSVRLAETAERTGVRRFLQISTMGAGHPPAPGTDEVWAAYVDAKTQAENDVRRRDLDWTILRPGVLVDSPGTGLVTLAPPPVGRSAVPRADVAAALAGLLPAAHTFGTTLELVSGGTPISQAIAQLADRAGRT; encoded by the coding sequence ATGCGCGTCGTCATCGCGGGCGGACATGGGAAGATCGCGTTGCTGCTCGCCCCCTTGCTCACCGCGGGCGGCCACGAGGTCGCCGCGCTCATCCGCAACCCCGAGCACGCCGGTGAGGTGCGCGCCGCCGGCGCCGAGCCAGTGGTGTGCGACCTGGAAAAGGTCGCCAGCGACGACCTGGCGGACGTCGTAAAAGCCGGTGACGCGGCGATTTTCGCCGCTGGCGCTGGTCCGGGCAGCACCGTGGAACGCAAGTACACCGTGGATCTGGGCGGCTCCGTACGGCTCGCGGAGACTGCGGAGCGGACCGGAGTGCGCCGCTTCCTGCAGATCTCCACGATGGGCGCCGGCCATCCACCTGCGCCCGGCACCGACGAGGTGTGGGCGGCCTACGTCGATGCCAAGACCCAGGCCGAAAACGATGTGCGACGGCGGGATCTGGACTGGACGATCCTGCGGCCCGGCGTGCTGGTCGATTCCCCTGGCACCGGACTGGTGACACTCGCCCCGCCGCCGGTCGGGCGCAGTGCCGTCCCCCGCGCCGATGTGGCGGCCGCGCTGGCCGGACTGCTGCCCGCCGCGCACACCTTCGGTACGACGCTCGAACTCGTCTCAGGCGGCACCCCGATTAGCCAGGCGATTGCGCAGTTGGCCGACCGAGCCGGGCGAACGTAG
- a CDS encoding lipase family protein, which translates to MTVALGGPADARVGEAPGTVTDLVELAGRLHVQGAVTAERLTYWSRGPRGPMQSTGVLYLPEGRPPEGGWPIIAYAHGTSGIADHCAFTLQPRDYYLTSVYPDLLRAGYAVVVSDYVGLGTPGIHPYLDGPAQARSIVDGVRAARAIAPALGTRWAVFGQSQGGHAALFTAHIGPGDAPELELRGVTATGVPSNLDLMVPLAGPWMPRLPLQKTTAYLGMLLAGLRSGAPELEIDSYLTPVGRDVLRIVESECVAEADAKVSAIGIGAMLSRPLDDPALLAALRAMLRVPTNGYSVPLFLGQGLTDLEVPAPLTLELIAQLRSSGTDLRVGWYPGDHLGAAREAFPDALAFLRAVLDRP; encoded by the coding sequence ATGACGGTCGCCCTGGGTGGGCCCGCGGACGCGCGGGTGGGCGAAGCGCCGGGGACCGTGACGGATCTGGTGGAGCTGGCCGGGCGGTTGCACGTGCAGGGAGCCGTGACGGCCGAGCGATTGACCTATTGGTCCCGAGGCCCGCGCGGGCCGATGCAGAGCACGGGCGTGCTGTATCTGCCCGAAGGCAGGCCGCCGGAGGGCGGGTGGCCGATCATCGCCTACGCGCACGGCACGTCGGGTATCGCCGACCACTGCGCGTTCACACTGCAACCGAGGGACTACTACCTGACATCGGTGTACCCGGATCTGCTGCGCGCGGGGTACGCGGTCGTGGTCTCCGACTACGTGGGGCTCGGCACGCCCGGCATCCATCCTTACCTGGACGGTCCAGCGCAAGCCCGGAGCATCGTCGACGGCGTGCGCGCCGCCCGCGCGATCGCCCCCGCGCTCGGCACGCGCTGGGCGGTGTTCGGCCAGTCCCAAGGCGGGCACGCCGCACTGTTCACCGCCCACATCGGGCCCGGCGACGCGCCGGAGCTGGAGCTGCGCGGCGTGACGGCAACCGGGGTGCCGTCGAATCTGGATCTGATGGTTCCGCTCGCGGGACCATGGATGCCGCGGCTGCCACTGCAGAAGACCACCGCCTACCTCGGCATGCTGCTTGCCGGATTGCGTTCCGGCGCACCAGAACTCGAAATCGACAGCTATCTGACGCCGGTGGGTCGTGACGTGCTGCGGATCGTGGAATCGGAGTGTGTGGCCGAGGCGGACGCGAAGGTCTCCGCCATCGGCATCGGCGCCATGCTGTCGCGGCCACTGGACGATCCCGCGCTGCTGGCTGCCCTGCGCGCGATGTTGCGGGTGCCGACGAACGGTTACTCCGTGCCGCTGTTTCTCGGTCAGGGGCTGACGGACCTGGAGGTGCCCGCGCCTCTGACGCTCGAGCTGATCGCGCAGTTGCGCTCCTCGGGAACCGATCTGCGGGTGGGTTGGTATCCCGGTGATCATCTGGGCGCGGCCCGCGAAGCGTTTCCCGACGCGCTCGCGTTCCTGCGCGCGGTGCTGGATCGGCCCTGA
- a CDS encoding transcriptional regulator — translation MTSKLVTHLAERSGHDARGDVATAARNCLAAAAELLPPRTSQGEGQPPEIAGCAARWAREGIALETVLGAYHDEVRNALEFLADQVDDERADHFLAGARLVVRVLEMVTVTASTAYVDEHRAVAREHQTAAQTLVSALLGGQVVGELARATGIPIARSYQVVALGIPAHPDERRPGAGAIAARRKLRRVQAALAGPLGSRALSVLSTAGGTVLVPLDDAIARTGSFTMTEEVLAMVGDAAEVPLTAAFATGGTAHIPELAGRAHELLDRLRAADTPPGLYRVADMGDTPDCELPQPGHMSIVTPPNNHVIGRSA, via the coding sequence TTGACATCGAAACTCGTCACACACCTGGCCGAGCGCTCCGGCCACGATGCGCGCGGCGATGTGGCGACCGCCGCCCGAAACTGTTTGGCGGCGGCCGCCGAACTCCTCCCCCCACGCACGTCGCAGGGCGAGGGGCAGCCTCCGGAGATCGCCGGTTGCGCCGCGCGCTGGGCGCGTGAGGGCATCGCACTGGAAACGGTGCTGGGCGCGTATCACGACGAAGTCAGAAACGCCTTGGAATTCCTCGCCGACCAGGTCGATGACGAGCGGGCCGATCATTTTCTCGCCGGTGCGCGGCTGGTGGTCCGCGTGCTGGAAATGGTGACCGTTACCGCGTCGACCGCGTATGTCGACGAGCATCGCGCGGTCGCCCGGGAACATCAGACCGCCGCTCAGACGCTGGTCTCGGCCCTTCTCGGGGGGCAAGTGGTCGGCGAGCTCGCCAGGGCGACCGGCATTCCGATCGCGCGGTCGTACCAGGTGGTGGCGCTGGGAATTCCGGCGCACCCGGATGAGCGAAGACCTGGCGCGGGCGCGATCGCCGCTCGCCGCAAACTCCGCCGCGTGCAAGCCGCGCTGGCTGGTCCGCTCGGCTCCAGGGCGCTGTCGGTGCTGTCCACCGCGGGCGGCACGGTGCTGGTGCCGCTCGATGACGCGATCGCCCGCACCGGATCGTTCACCATGACCGAGGAGGTGCTGGCCATGGTCGGCGACGCCGCCGAGGTGCCGTTGACCGCCGCGTTCGCGACCGGCGGCACCGCGCACATCCCCGAACTCGCCGGTCGCGCGCACGAACTGCTGGACCGGCTGCGGGCGGCGGACACTCCGCCGGGATTATACCGGGTGGCCGATATGGGGGACACGCCGGATTGTGAGCTACCCCA
- a CDS encoding helix-turn-helix domain-containing protein — protein MPPSKVRQATDSPGSGNRPVAGGGPTVLRMMLGGRLRRLREARGITREAAGEAIRGSHSKISRLELGRTGCRERDLVDLLDLYRVTDAEERERYLELARQANASGWWARDNDWLPKWFDTYLGLEQAARLIRGYEPRSVPELLQTPEYAHAVLGLAHAGESAQAIERRVALRMRRQEILSRPEAPQLWMIIEEAALRRRIGGSTVWRAQLDHLLRAEQQPHITIQILADHVGGPALADGAFTVLRFAETDLPDIVYLQQLTGALYLDKIADLDAYYAVLNQLSVLAAPPEHSRRLLEALRDGVPPTVDEPGGHSET, from the coding sequence ATGCCTCCTTCGAAGGTACGACAGGCGACGGATTCGCCCGGGTCCGGCAACCGTCCGGTGGCCGGCGGCGGGCCAACGGTGCTCCGAATGATGCTGGGTGGGCGGCTGCGCCGCCTACGCGAGGCCCGAGGGATCACGCGCGAAGCCGCGGGCGAGGCCATTCGCGGGTCACATTCGAAGATCAGCAGGCTGGAGCTCGGCCGCACCGGCTGTCGGGAACGTGATCTGGTCGACCTGCTCGATCTCTACCGGGTGACCGATGCCGAGGAGCGGGAGCGGTACCTGGAGTTGGCCAGGCAGGCCAACGCGTCGGGCTGGTGGGCGCGGGACAACGACTGGCTGCCGAAGTGGTTCGACACCTACCTCGGCTTGGAGCAGGCGGCACGGTTGATTCGCGGTTATGAACCGCGGTCGGTGCCCGAGCTGCTGCAGACGCCGGAATATGCCCACGCGGTGCTCGGCCTGGCCCATGCGGGTGAGTCGGCGCAGGCGATCGAGCGTCGCGTCGCGCTGCGCATGCGAAGACAGGAGATCCTGTCCCGGCCGGAAGCGCCACAGCTGTGGATGATCATCGAGGAAGCCGCGCTGCGCCGCCGGATCGGCGGCTCCACCGTGTGGCGTGCCCAGCTCGACCATCTGCTGCGCGCGGAGCAGCAGCCGCACATCACGATCCAGATCCTGGCCGACCACGTCGGTGGGCCCGCGCTCGCCGACGGTGCCTTCACCGTGTTGCGTTTCGCCGAGACGGACTTGCCCGACATCGTCTATCTCCAACAGCTGACCGGCGCACTCTATCTGGACAAGATCGCCGATCTGGATGCGTATTACGCTGTGCTCAACCAGCTTTCGGTACTCGCGGCGCCACCGGAGCACTCGCGGCGGCTGTTGGAAGCGCTGCGCGACGGCGTCCCGCCTACCGTCGACGAACCCGGTGGCCACTCGGAGACGTGA
- a CDS encoding helix-turn-helix domain-containing protein, giving the protein MILGGRMRRLREACGISLEEAGEAIRGSHSKISRLELGRTGFRERDLVDLLELYGVTDEDELAEFKRLAKQANTSGWWHRDSDWLPKWFDTYLGLEQAAQLIRCYEPRVIPELLQTPDYARALFVLAHPHEDEESIERRVALRMRRQGILTRPDPPQLWLIVEEAALRRRIGGSQVWSDQLEQVLRAAAAPNITVQVLADHVGGPALADGAFTMLRFAQADLPDIVYLQQLTGALYLDKHADLAAYRTVANLLSVHAAPPEYTRELVAALRERQPETMDRPSGTA; this is encoded by the coding sequence ATGATTCTCGGTGGGCGGATGCGACGGCTGCGCGAGGCTTGCGGTATCTCGCTCGAGGAGGCGGGCGAGGCGATCCGCGGTTCGCATTCCAAGATCAGCAGGCTCGAGCTGGGACGGACCGGCTTCCGGGAACGAGATCTGGTCGATCTGCTGGAGCTGTACGGGGTCACCGACGAGGACGAGCTTGCCGAATTCAAGCGACTTGCCAAGCAGGCCAACACCTCCGGGTGGTGGCATCGCGACTCCGATTGGTTGCCGAAGTGGTTCGACACCTATCTGGGGCTGGAACAGGCCGCACAATTGATCCGCTGCTACGAGCCGCGCGTGATACCGGAACTGCTGCAGACTCCCGACTACGCCCGCGCGCTGTTCGTGCTCGCTCATCCCCATGAGGACGAGGAGTCGATCGAACGGCGCGTGGCCTTGCGTATGCGCCGCCAAGGGATTCTGACCAGACCCGACCCGCCACAGTTGTGGCTGATCGTCGAAGAGGCGGCGCTGCGGCGCAGGATCGGCGGATCGCAAGTGTGGTCGGACCAGCTCGAGCAGGTGCTGCGGGCCGCGGCCGCACCGAATATCACCGTGCAGGTGCTGGCCGATCATGTCGGCGGTCCCGCGCTCGCCGACGGGGCGTTCACCATGCTGCGTTTCGCCCAGGCGGATCTGCCCGACATCGTCTACCTGCAGCAACTCACCGGTGCACTGTATCTGGACAAGCATGCCGATCTCGCCGCCTACCGTACGGTGGCGAATCTGCTTTCGGTGCATGCCGCGCCGCCCGAGTACACCAGGGAACTCGTCGCGGCGCTGCGCGAGCGCCAGCCGGAAACCATGGATCGACCGTCGGGTACCGCCTGA
- a CDS encoding fused (3R)-hydroxyacyl-ACP dehydratase subunits HadA/HadB produces MDNITTTASEQAMALVGRHYRLTDHYEVGREKIREFARALQDDHPAHRYEDAAAELGFDGLIASPTFSSIVLLLVQRKMFESVLAGYDLGQVLQTEQSIQVHRPIVAGDQLRCDSYIESFRQFGDKDFMVTKNVLTNQHKEVLQTAYSTAVAQTGVELAADLRDTVEGVIMTGQSATDRSDAAATRTADEDNGLVECFDEPAQPDSSDEPRTPRSVPVFEELSVGMELVPRTVQLTRGDLVNYAGVSGDSNPIHFSDLVARSAGLPDVVSHGLLTMGLGAGYLTSWLGDPAALATYGVRFASFAPVPSTKASAIEFRGRIKELDPERRTATIALGATSGGRKLFGRATATVLLR; encoded by the coding sequence ATGGACAACATCACGACCACCGCGTCCGAACAGGCAATGGCATTGGTGGGACGGCATTACCGCCTGACGGACCACTATGAGGTGGGGCGCGAGAAGATCCGCGAGTTCGCGCGAGCGCTGCAGGACGACCACCCCGCGCATCGGTATGAAGACGCCGCCGCGGAGTTGGGCTTCGACGGGCTGATCGCGTCGCCCACTTTCTCCTCGATCGTCCTGTTGCTGGTGCAGCGCAAGATGTTCGAGTCCGTGCTCGCCGGTTACGACCTCGGCCAGGTCTTGCAGACCGAGCAATCCATCCAGGTGCACCGCCCGATCGTCGCGGGGGACCAGCTGCGGTGCGACTCCTATATCGAGTCGTTCCGGCAATTCGGTGACAAGGACTTCATGGTCACCAAGAACGTGCTCACCAACCAGCACAAGGAAGTGTTGCAGACCGCGTACAGCACCGCGGTGGCGCAGACCGGTGTGGAGCTGGCCGCCGATCTACGCGACACCGTCGAGGGCGTGATCATGACCGGTCAGTCCGCGACCGACCGGTCGGACGCGGCGGCCACTCGGACGGCCGACGAGGACAACGGCCTGGTCGAGTGCTTCGACGAACCGGCACAACCGGATTCGTCCGACGAACCTCGGACGCCGCGATCGGTTCCCGTTTTCGAGGAGTTGTCCGTCGGGATGGAGCTCGTTCCGCGGACCGTGCAGCTCACGCGTGGCGATCTGGTGAATTACGCTGGCGTATCAGGTGATTCGAATCCGATCCACTTCAGTGACTTGGTGGCGCGGAGTGCGGGGTTGCCCGACGTCGTCTCGCACGGACTGCTGACGATGGGGCTCGGCGCCGGGTATCTGACGTCGTGGCTGGGGGATCCAGCCGCGCTGGCGACGTACGGGGTCCGGTTCGCGTCGTTCGCCCCGGTTCCTTCGACGAAGGCGAGTGCGATCGAATTCCGGGGCCGGATCAAAGAATTGGATCCCGAGCGTCGCACCGCCACCATCGCGTTGGGCGCCACTTCCGGGGGGCGCAAGCTGTTCGGTCGCGCGACAGCGACTGTGCTGCTGCGCTGA